The following nucleotide sequence is from Bombus huntii isolate Logan2020A chromosome 17, iyBomHunt1.1, whole genome shotgun sequence.
gaatttttttgttttatgattGGCACGGATTTTTGGAGAGCGATTTGTGTGtgtttttctatttcgtcTAAGAACGAGTCGATTTGTCTGTTTGTTAGGTTGACGTTGTTGTAGATCTTTAGGTCGCAGTTTTGTTCGAGTGTGTTTTGGAACTTTTTCCAGTCTGTCTTTTTGTAGTTGTACCTGGGTGTCTCGGTCTGGGTTTCGAGTGTTAGGAAGTCAGATGTGTTTTTGTTAATTTGAAATACTAGGGCGTTATGGTCACTGTCATAGGctaaggtttttagggtatTGTTTGGACGCAGGTTTTGGAATTTTAGTCGCGCATCTGCTAGGCATATGTCCAGGTATGAGCCTCCTTTTGGGTAAGAGGGTAGCTCGGAGCTGTATAAGTTTGTTTTGTAGTGGATGCTTTTATTGTCTAGCCAGTTTCTAATGAAGTTGCCTCTCGTGttgtttatttcgtttttccaGCTTGTATGTTTCGCGTTAAGGTCTCCTGCTATTATATAGTAGTTTTCCGGTTTGTTGAGCTGCAAGAGTTCGAAAAGATTATTGAATTCGTAGTTAAATTCTTTCTGGTTTCCGTAGGTTGCGTAGGCTGCAGTGatgaataaattttccttattgcttatttttatttttatgatcgttGTTTCTAAGGTTCTGAAACTTATTATCTGTTATTTTGTCAATTAGGAtcgttttgtattttatgggtttttttttttttatcttttcttgaTCGCTGTTCCTCCTCCTTGACTGGCGTTCGGTCTGTCGTGTCTTATCATGGTGTAGTTTTTGAAGTGTACCTTGTGTCTTTTGTTTAGTTTTGTTTCTGAGATGAGTACCATATCGGGGGCTTCTTTATTTAGTAGGGTTAGCATACTGTATCTTTTTTGGTTTGAAATTAAAGAGTTAGCATTTATTGCAATTATTTTCAGATGTTTTAGGTTAAATTTATGTGTTTTTTGCTGTGATTGTTGGTTTGGCGTGTTTTGGTTATTGGTCGTCTGTACTATTGAAGGTGCTGAAGATGGCGTCGAACCTTTCTTCGTGCGTTGATAGGgtgttttttatttcgtttaattgcATTTGTTGTTCTTTTAACGCTTGGAGGATGCCTTTTTTAAAGTCTTCGATACCGTTTATAATGTTTAGATGGGGGGAGTTATCGGTTGTGATTGGGCTTTGGCTTGAACGCGGATCTAAGTTTGCTGATTGTGGCAAGATTTTGGTTGTTTGATTTAGTGTTGTTTGCTGCTTCACTACGTCGGAGAACTTTAGTTCTGGGATGTATTTGCGGCTTATTCGGGCAATTCGTTGTGTCTTTGcttctttgtctttttttattttatcggcTAGCTTTTTGCGAAGCTCTACGAGTTTGGGGCAACCTTTGTATGACGCGGGGTGTCCGTAGTTTTTGCAGTTGACGCAGAAtattttgtctttggttactgcgttttccctttttattttGCAGTCGCCTGGACCATGGGGCTCACTGCATTTAACACAGCGGTAGTTTAGGTTGCAGTTTTGCGCTGTGTGGCCTAGTCGCTGGCATTTGTGGCATTGAGTTATGtcatcctttttttttttattattatttcttcccATTTTATCTTGTAGTAGTTAAAATAGTTTATTTTTAGTAGGTTGCttgtattatgtaaataatacgGGGGATAGCtgtattatgtaaattggGAGCAATATGTTGTTCTCCCTTGATCTTTTTGTCGTGAATCGTGTGacttttaatgaattttacgTCGTCAATGTGCAAGGCTTGTAGGTCTGTAAGTATTTCTGTTTCGGTGTAGCTATTGTCTAAACCTTTTAGCAAGTATGTATGGTGTTTCTCTATTTTGGGTGTATACGTGTAGAAGGTTGTGTTAGCTGAGAGGAGAGTTTGTTTTGCTTTATGGAAATCGGGTAGGTTTTGGAGGTAGAGTGCGTGTTTACCTGCGTgtattcttttaatgtgaaattgTTTAATGTCCGCTACTTTCTCTATGAGCGTTACGGTGTCCTTGGGGTCTTGTAGGATTATGTTGATGGGTGGCGGCCTGTTGTCTCTTGTGGTGGGTGGGGTGCTCGTGCGCTCCTTCGCGGAGCATCCGGTGGGGCGTCCGTCAGGTGCTCGGTCCCCCCTTGGCGGTGTTGGAGGCGCCGGGCCTCCTGGGTTGTGCGGTGGGGTGCGTTGCCCTTGCTGCGCCGATTGTTCCGGTGACGTGGTGGGAGCGTGTCTTCCCGTTTTGCCTGGtaatctttcgtttttctttcttatttgaTCTAGCATTGAGTTCCAAGTGGAGTAGTTTGATGGTCCCGGTTGTGGATGAGGCTCTGGTTCAGCTTGTAATATGCTGAATCTATTTTTTGTTACTATCGCTGGAGGCGAAGTAGCTCTTGTGGGCTTCATGTTTTTGGTTTCGTTAGCCTTTTCTTCTTGGTTGGGGTGATGATCTACAACTGTGTTTCCTGGGATGTTTGCTAGACTTTTTGCCCTGGCAACCAGGATAGGTTGTGGGTTGAGTTTCCGCGTCTTTTGCGCGGGGAGTCTTAGGATGCTGTTGATTTCCCTGGCTgttttatgtataattatttttctcttggTGGCTTTTTTCATTGGGTCTACGGTGGGTTCCGTTTCGTTGCTCTTGGCTTCATAATCGGTaggttttatttttttgtacagttttattttgtcttatcttattttattttctttttgttcttatttgtatttatggaGATGATGTCGATGCcgtatttttcacttttttgtcACTATTTTGTCACTTGGTCCTTCTACTTTAGTGGGTATTAGTCTACTCCGACGCGCGCTCCGAGGGGTCCGTCCCGCTCGGTGGTCAACAGTTGACTGACGAGAACGAGTGCACTCAGCGCGGAATGAGCGTTGGCTGAAATTAATAGTTTTCTTATTTGTTTTCCATGgtcaaaaaatagaatatttaaagaaacatagGTGTGTGCCAAAATGAGAATGATACAATATGCATGATAATGATCGCGTAATACtaaaacatttcattttctcgattATTCGATTATAGATTGTTAAACATTGTTTGTTAGGGAAGCcgaattgattttttattaggattacgttattttttttttttgttcaaaaGGAGACTAGGGGGttatttatgattatttcgaatattttggtTATGTTGGGTAGGAGACTTATATATCGCAGGTTTGAGGGTGAGAAGCggtctttattttcttttcttttgtgaTGGCtgctaatattattaaagagCACtgtttaatatcattttattttgttggttAACCGTTTGAGCAAAATGTTCGGGACGTCGTCGAAAGCGgatgattttttattgtttaatttagAGGAAATGATTTTTAGTTgattataatttgtaaagtAGTTTATTTCTGTGTCTGGTTGTTTGGGGTTGTCCGAGGTGTTTTCATTAGAGAATATGAAGACTGTCTTATTTAGCGATATGTCTcgctctattttatttttcagtttaTTTGTTTCGGAGATAATAATTCTCGACCCAGGTGATCGTTGTGTGTGTCTGTTTTGGAAAAGTGAGTGCCGATAACGTATAGTTTTTCCGTTGTTTTACATGTTGTGAAATAACTAGACTCCATGTTTTTATCGATGTTCTGTATCGCTATACCTGCATCTTGGAGGAGGGGAGCTTTCTCTGGAGGTAGTTTGAAAGAAGGGATAGAGTTAGATTCTTTTTACCTAAAAATTTGATTTGTCTGTGGGAACATGCTAGCTGAGTCTTTTTagacatattttttttattttatttatcttctctttttgtCGTAAGAATTTTGTTGTACTTTAGATTGTTTATTTTGGATAGTATGATGTAGCTTTTGTCTCGTTGTAGCTCGTTGTTGCTCGCTTTCGCAGTCAAGGCGCTATTTTAGAAGGGTACTCCAATAGCTAAAACGATTCTCTTCAACATTCGTAGCAGTATTTCTAATTTCCTACGCTACGAGTTTCTTGTAAGGATAATTGACGGATTTTAACGGCCCGAGCGGTCGAGCGCCGCCACTCTTACCCAATTACATCGAAGCCTCGCATTCACCCAGGTATCGTTCACGCTCTTCCAGCGAAGGATCTGCCCCGCACTTGGAGCGTATTCACGCAGTAAACGCCATCTTGCGGGCGAATATGCCGCGTGacgattttcttgaaaaccAATCAGCGTGCGTATTTGGGGTCCTCCGTTTCGAGCCTTGTTGgagtctttttttttttttttatttatttgttgaaattacaatcaattctcgcgttgagaattttcagtaatttttctggcgtggcgcagtgacatggctgtttatttacaataagttaatacttattatagatagttataatttatgatctataagtattataagtaagtgcatatgcttgatttggataattaaatgaatct
It contains:
- the LOC126875158 gene encoding uncharacterized protein LOC126875158 yields the protein MLTLLNKEAPDMVLISETKLNKRHKIISFRTLETTIIKIKISNKENLFITAAYATYGNQKEFNYEFNNLFELLQLNKPENYYIIAGDLNAKHTSWKNEINNTRGNFIRNWLDNKSIHYKTNLYSSELPSYPKGGSYLDICLADARLKFQNLRPNNTLKTLAYDSDHNALVFQINKNTSDFLTLETQTETPRYNYKKTDWKKFQNTLEQNCDLKIYNNVNLTNRQIDSFLDEIEKHTQIALQKSVPIIKQKNSCEPYINNKIKDLQRDKSYILSKINNIKFNYSYDKREELEFLKFLLHRIKAQLKQEFAISINHYWTNKIKNISKNDSANMFPQINQIFRPKEQNPIPPLKLPPENASLIQEAGITIHNTIKDAEGNFIIPKTIEKLDIIGTHFSKIHTQNEHMGREQLNRIIIAETNKLKNEMEQDKTLNKTVCTFEVFKKSMFKALNEQQTQLNELKQSLKTQEEWIDSCPKGVSYLDICFGDTQLQFLCQLQFLQFMGN